CCCAACAATGACACGTGGGAACAACCCCGTGAATAGCAACAACACGACTGAAATAATTGTGAGTCCCAAAGCAATAAATGACCATACGTTTGAGCGCTTCAAGCCTGTTACCCAAGCGATGACCGTCAACAACACGATGACTGCTAGGAATGCCAATGTAATAAGGGGCTTCTTAGCAAAGAAATCAGTGAAAATGAACAACGTTACTG
The sequence above is drawn from the Desertibacillus haloalkaliphilus genome and encodes:
- a CDS encoding cytochrome d ubiquinol oxidase subunit II; this translates as VTLFIFTDFFAKKPLITLAFLAVIVLLTVIAWVTGLKRSNVWSFIALGLTIISVVLLLFTGLFPRVIVGGNPAMSLLLKNATSTPYTLKWMTMIAFTALPIVLAYQIWSFYIFRKRIVVK